A window from Negativicutes bacterium encodes these proteins:
- the rpsS gene encoding 30S ribosomal protein S19: protein MSRSIKKGPYVHESVMKKINAMNEANEKKVIKTWSRSSTILPSFVGHTLAVHDGRKHVPVYVTEDMVGHKLGEFAPTRTFKGHAGEERRTSLK from the coding sequence TTGTCAAGATCGATTAAAAAAGGACCTTATGTTCATGAGAGCGTAATGAAAAAAATCAACGCTATGAATGAAGCTAATGAAAAAAAGGTTATAAAGACTTGGTCACGTAGTTCTACTATTTTGCCTAGTTTTGTTGGTCATACTCTTGCAGTACATGATGGACGTAAACATGTACCTGTATATGTAACTGAGGATATGGTAGGACACAAACTTGGCGAATTTGCGCCGACTCGTACTTTCAAAGGTCACGCTGGCGAAGAAAGACGTACATCACTTAAATAG
- the rplC gene encoding 50S ribosomal protein L3: MAKAILGKKLGMTQIFTEEGKVVPVTVVESGKTVVLQNRTIENDGYNAVQLGFGAIKDKKVTSPMKGHFAKAGAAPVKFIREMRLSSPSEYNAGDVISVDIFEAGELVDVTGTSKGKGFAGGIKRHNFARGPMGHGSKSHREPGSTGAMMSGGGGKVLKGKKLPGRMGHEKVTVQRLSIVRVDAERNLVLIKGAIPGAKGSFVVIKNTIKPKK, encoded by the coding sequence ATGGCTAAAGCAATTTTAGGAAAAAAACTTGGTATGACTCAAATATTTACTGAAGAAGGTAAAGTTGTTCCAGTTACGGTTGTTGAATCTGGTAAAACTGTTGTACTTCAAAACAGAACAATTGAAAATGATGGTTATAATGCGGTTCAATTAGGTTTCGGCGCAATTAAAGATAAAAAGGTTACAAGTCCAATGAAAGGTCATTTTGCGAAAGCTGGTGCTGCACCAGTAAAATTTATTCGTGAAATGCGCTTATCTAGTCCTTCTGAATATAATGCTGGTGATGTAATTAGCGTTGACATATTTGAAGCAGGTGAACTAGTTGATGTTACTGGTACATCTAAAGGTAAAGGTTTTGCCGGCGGTATTAAACGTCATAACTTTGCTCGTGGTCCAATGGGACATGGTTCCAAATCACATCGTGAACCAGGTTCAACTGGTGCGATGATGAGTGGTGGCGGCGGTAAAGTACTAAAAGGTAAAAAATTACCTGGACGTATGGGGCATGAAAAAGTTACCGTGCAACGTTTGAGCATTGTAAGAGTAGATGCAGAACGTAATCTAGTGTTAATTAAAGGTGCTATTCCTGGTGCTAAGGGTAGCTTCGTAGTTATTAAAAATACTATTAAACCTAAGAAATAA
- the rpsC gene encoding 30S ribosomal protein S3, protein MGQKVNPHGLRLGVIKTWDAKWYADKDYAKNLHEDIKVRKFLKQKLFTAGVSKIETERASNRLKLTIHTAKPGMVIGRGGAGIESIKTEVKKMTAKKVEINIAEIKQPDLDSTLVAENIAAQLERRIAFRRAMKQAVTRTMRMGSKGIKVMVGGRLGGAEIARSESYREGSIPLHTLRADIDYGTAEAHTTYGIIGVKVWIYKGEVLPERKKPAAVVEGSEA, encoded by the coding sequence TTGGGTCAAAAAGTTAATCCACATGGTTTGCGTCTTGGTGTAATCAAAACTTGGGATGCAAAGTGGTATGCAGATAAAGATTATGCAAAAAATTTGCATGAAGATATAAAAGTTCGTAAGTTCTTAAAGCAAAAGCTTTTCACTGCGGGCGTATCTAAAATAGAAACAGAACGTGCATCTAACCGTCTTAAATTAACTATTCATACAGCTAAACCTGGTATGGTTATTGGTCGTGGTGGTGCAGGTATCGAATCTATCAAAACTGAAGTTAAAAAAATGACAGCGAAAAAAGTTGAAATCAATATTGCTGAAATTAAGCAACCTGATCTTGACTCAACTTTAGTAGCTGAAAATATTGCAGCTCAATTAGAACGTCGTATTGCGTTCCGTCGTGCTATGAAGCAAGCGGTAACTCGCACTATGCGTATGGGCTCAAAAGGAATAAAAGTAATGGTTGGTGGTCGCTTAGGCGGTGCTGAAATTGCTCGTAGTGAGTCTTATCGTGAAGGAAGTATTCCTCTACACACTCTAAGAGCTGACATTGATTATGGTACTGCTGAAGCTCACACTACTTACGGCATCATTGGCGTAAAAGTGTGGATTTATAAAGGTGAGGTTTTACCTGAACGTAAAAAACCAGCTGCCGTTGTTGAAGGGAGCGAAGCGTAA
- the rplB gene encoding 50S ribosomal protein L2, protein MAVKSFKPYAPSRRFMTVASFDEITTDKPEKSLVERLQKHAGRNNQGRLTVRHQGGGHKRLYRIIDFKRNKDGIPAKVATVEYDPNRSARIALLNYADGEKRYILAPNGLKVGDTIVSGPESDIKVGNALPIKNIPVGTMLHNIELKIGKGGQLVRSAGTGAQLMAKEGDYALLRMPSGELRKVHINCKATIGLVGNHEHENITIGKAGRSRWLGIRPANRGVAMNPNDHPHGGGEGRSPVGRKHPVTPWGKHAMGAKTRRKKNSDKFIVKGRTK, encoded by the coding sequence ATGGCAGTAAAAAGTTTTAAACCATATGCTCCGAGTAGAAGATTTATGACAGTAGCTAGTTTCGATGAAATTACTACTGACAAACCGGAGAAATCATTAGTTGAGCGCTTGCAAAAACACGCTGGTCGTAATAACCAAGGTCGCTTAACTGTTAGACATCAAGGCGGTGGACATAAACGCCTTTATAGAATAATTGACTTCAAACGTAACAAAGATGGTATTCCAGCTAAAGTTGCAACTGTTGAGTATGATCCTAACCGTTCAGCTCGTATTGCACTTTTAAATTATGCTGATGGTGAAAAACGCTACATTTTAGCACCTAACGGTCTAAAAGTTGGCGACACTATTGTAAGTGGTCCAGAGTCTGATATTAAAGTAGGTAATGCTTTACCTATTAAAAATATTCCAGTTGGTACTATGCTTCATAATATTGAACTTAAAATCGGTAAAGGTGGACAATTAGTTCGCTCTGCTGGTACAGGTGCTCAATTAATGGCAAAAGAGGGCGATTATGCACTTCTTAGAATGCCATCAGGTGAGTTAAGAAAAGTTCATATTAACTGTAAAGCAACAATTGGTTTAGTTGGTAACCATGAACATGAAAATATTACAATTGGTAAAGCTGGCCGTTCTCGTTGGTTAGGTATAAGACCTGCTAACCGCGGTGTTGCAATGAACCCTAATGACCATCCACATGGTGGTGGTGAAGGTCGTTCACCAGTTGGTCGTAAACATCCTGTTACTCCTTGGGGTAAACATGCAATGGGTGCGAAAACTCGTCGTAAGAAAAACTCTGACAAATTTATTGTTAAGGGTCGTACGAAATAA
- a CDS encoding type Z 30S ribosomal protein S14: MAKKAMIEKWNREPKFEVRRYNRCKICGRPHGYMRKFEMCRICFREQSYKGAIPGVTKASW, from the coding sequence GTGGCCAAAAAGGCGATGATTGAAAAGTGGAATCGCGAACCGAAATTTGAAGTTCGTCGATACAATAGATGCAAAATTTGCGGACGTCCGCATGGATATATGCGTAAATTCGAAATGTGTCGTATATGTTTTAGAGAACAAAGCTACAAAGGTGCTATCCCAGGGGTAACCAAAGCTAGCTGGTAG
- the fusA gene encoding elongation factor G, protein MARQFSLEKTRNIGIMAHIDAGKTTTTERILFYTGRVHKIGEVHDGGATMDWMVQEQERGITITSAATTCQWNDHRINIIDTPGHVDFTVEVERSLRVLDGSVAVFCAKGGVEPQSETVWRQADKYGVPRMAYVNKMDILGADFYNVVEMMKTRLGANPVPLQLPIGSEDVFKGMVDLVEMKAVIYTDDLGKTSEAAEIPEEMKDDAELYRQNLLDAVAESDDELMMKYLEGEEITAEEIKAAIRKATIACKMTPVLCGSSYKNKGVQPMLDAVVDYMPSPIDIPAIKGVDPDTGAEDKREASDDLPFSALAFKIMADPYVGKLAFFRVYSGTLASGSYVFNSTKGKKERIGRILQMHANRREEIEMVYTGDIAAAVGLKDTVTGDTLCDDKAPIILESMVFPEPVISVAVEPKTKADQEKMSIALTRLAEEDPTFRMSTDQETGQCIIAGMGELHLEIIVDRMLREFKVDCTVGKPQVAYRETIRKQVKTEGKFVRQSGGRGQYGHCVLELYPQEPGQGFTFENKVVGGAIPKEYISPIEAGIKEAMENGVVAGYPMVDIKVVVIDGSYHDVDSSEMAFKIAGSMGFRAGAQKATPVLLEPYMKVEVVVPEEYMGDVIGDLNSRRGRIDGMEARAGAQVIKSFVPLSEMFGYATDLRSKTQGRGNYSMEISHYDEVPKNISEAIVAKNKGE, encoded by the coding sequence GTGGCTAGACAGTTTTCTCTAGAAAAAACGAGAAACATAGGAATTATGGCGCATATCGATGCCGGTAAAACCACTACTACTGAGCGTATTCTGTTCTATACAGGTAGAGTACATAAAATAGGTGAGGTTCATGATGGCGGTGCTACTATGGACTGGATGGTGCAAGAGCAAGAAAGAGGTATTACAATTACTTCTGCTGCAACAACTTGTCAATGGAATGATCATCGTATAAACATCATTGATACACCTGGACACGTGGACTTTACTGTTGAGGTAGAACGTTCGTTGAGGGTACTTGATGGTTCGGTTGCGGTATTCTGTGCTAAGGGTGGGGTTGAACCTCAATCTGAAACAGTATGGCGTCAAGCTGATAAATATGGCGTACCTCGTATGGCGTACGTAAACAAGATGGATATATTAGGTGCTGATTTTTATAATGTTGTTGAAATGATGAAAACTCGCCTGGGAGCAAATCCTGTTCCATTACAATTGCCAATCGGTTCTGAAGATGTTTTCAAAGGTATGGTTGATCTTGTCGAAATGAAAGCTGTTATTTATACTGATGACCTTGGCAAAACAAGTGAAGCTGCTGAGATTCCTGAAGAAATGAAGGATGATGCTGAACTTTATCGTCAAAACTTACTTGATGCTGTCGCTGAGAGTGATGACGAATTAATGATGAAATATCTTGAAGGTGAAGAAATTACGGCAGAAGAAATTAAAGCAGCAATTCGTAAAGCTACAATTGCTTGCAAAATGACTCCTGTTTTATGTGGTTCTTCTTATAAAAACAAAGGTGTTCAACCAATGCTTGATGCAGTAGTTGATTACATGCCTTCACCGATTGACATTCCAGCTATTAAAGGTGTTGATCCTGACACTGGTGCTGAGGATAAACGTGAAGCTAGTGATGATTTACCTTTCTCAGCGTTAGCTTTTAAAATTATGGCTGACCCTTATGTTGGTAAATTGGCATTCTTTAGAGTTTACTCCGGTACATTGGCTTCGGGCTCTTATGTGTTTAACTCCACTAAGGGTAAAAAAGAACGTATCGGTCGAATTCTACAAATGCATGCAAATCGTCGTGAAGAAATCGAAATGGTTTACACTGGTGATATTGCAGCTGCAGTTGGTTTAAAAGACACAGTAACTGGTGATACACTTTGCGATGATAAAGCGCCAATCATCTTAGAATCAATGGTGTTCCCAGAGCCGGTTATCTCCGTTGCTGTTGAACCTAAAACAAAAGCTGACCAAGAAAAAATGAGCATTGCGCTTACTAGATTGGCAGAAGAAGATCCTACTTTCCGCATGAGTACAGACCAAGAAACTGGTCAATGTATCATCGCCGGAATGGGTGAATTACATCTTGAAATCATCGTTGACCGTATGTTAAGAGAGTTTAAAGTGGATTGTACAGTAGGTAAGCCTCAAGTAGCTTATCGCGAAACAATTCGTAAACAAGTTAAAACAGAAGGTAAATTCGTTCGCCAATCCGGCGGTCGTGGTCAATATGGTCACTGTGTACTTGAACTTTATCCTCAAGAACCTGGTCAAGGCTTTACTTTTGAAAACAAAGTTGTCGGTGGGGCAATTCCAAAAGAATATATTAGCCCAATCGAAGCTGGTATCAAAGAAGCAATGGAAAATGGTGTTGTAGCCGGTTATCCGATGGTTGATATCAAGGTTGTTGTAATCGATGGTTCTTATCATGATGTTGACTCCTCAGAAATGGCATTTAAAATTGCCGGTTCAATGGGCTTCAGAGCAGGTGCTCAAAAAGCTACACCGGTATTGTTAGAGCCATATATGAAAGTTGAAGTAGTTGTTCCAGAAGAATATATGGGTGACGTTATTGGTGATTTAAACTCCAGACGTGGACGCATTGACGGTATGGAAGCACGTGCCGGTGCGCAAGTTATCAAATCTTTCGTACCACTTTCCGAAATGTTCGGATATGCAACTGACCTACGTTCTAAAACACAAGGTCGTGGTAACTACTCCATGGAAATTTCACATTATGATGAAGTACCTAAAAATATTTCAGAAGCTATTGTCGCTAAAAATAAAGGCGAATAA
- the rplN gene encoding 50S ribosomal protein L14 encodes MIQQQTILNVGDNTGAKEIMCIRVLGGSYRKYANIGDIIVAAVKSAAPGGVVKKGDVVKAVVVRSKKGLRRPDGSYIRFDENAAVVIKDDKTPRGTRIFGPVARELREKDFMKIVSLAPEVI; translated from the coding sequence ATGATTCAACAACAAACAATATTAAATGTTGGTGATAACACTGGTGCAAAAGAAATTATGTGTATCCGTGTATTAGGCGGTTCTTATCGCAAATATGCTAACATTGGAGATATTATTGTTGCTGCAGTAAAATCAGCAGCACCTGGTGGCGTAGTTAAAAAAGGTGATGTTGTAAAAGCAGTAGTAGTAAGAAGTAAAAAAGGCTTACGTCGTCCTGATGGATCTTATATTCGTTTTGACGAAAATGCCGCTGTTGTTATAAAAGACGACAAGACCCCTAGAGGTACGCGTATATTCGGACCAGTAGCAAGAGAGTTACGTGAAAAAGATTTCATGAAAATCGTTTCATTAGCTCCTGAAGTAATCTAA
- the rplX gene encoding 50S ribosomal protein L24, producing the protein MSQNKLHVKKGDTVVVLSGKDKGIKGKIIEALPKKTKVVVEGVNKVKRHTKPSQSNPQGGIIVKEAPMNVAKVMLVCPACDKATRIAKKEVSGKFVRACKKCGEIVDK; encoded by the coding sequence TTGTCACAAAATAAGTTACATGTCAAAAAAGGTGATACTGTTGTAGTATTATCCGGTAAAGATAAAGGCATAAAAGGTAAAATCATTGAAGCTTTACCAAAAAAGACTAAAGTTGTAGTTGAAGGCGTTAACAAAGTTAAACGTCACACTAAACCAAGTCAAAGTAATCCACAAGGTGGAATTATTGTTAAAGAAGCTCCAATGAATGTAGCGAAAGTAATGTTGGTTTGCCCAGCTTGCGATAAAGCTACCCGAATTGCTAAAAAAGAAGTTAGCGGTAAATTTGTTCGTGCTTGCAAAAAGTGCGGAGAGATCGTAGATAAATAA
- the rplW gene encoding 50S ribosomal protein L23, translated as MANARDILVRPLITEKTTMLMQEGKYAFVVAKTANKIEIAKAVETVFNVKVLAVNTLNVMGKTKRMGRHEGKRPDYKKAIVKLAPGERIEFFEGV; from the coding sequence ATGGCAAATGCACGCGATATTTTAGTTCGCCCTCTTATTACTGAGAAAACTACAATGTTAATGCAAGAAGGTAAATATGCATTCGTTGTAGCTAAAACTGCAAACAAAATTGAAATAGCTAAGGCTGTTGAAACAGTATTTAACGTTAAAGTATTAGCTGTTAATACTTTAAATGTAATGGGTAAAACTAAGCGTATGGGTCGCCACGAAGGCAAACGTCCGGACTACAAAAAAGCTATTGTAAAGCTTGCTCCAGGCGAACGTATCGAGTTTTTTGAAGGCGTATAA
- the rpsH gene encoding 30S ribosomal protein S8: protein MVMTDPIADMLTRLRNANSVYHEKVEIPGSKIKVAIANILKEEGFIKDFDFVQDSKQGLLRVNLKYGPNREKVITGIKRISKPGLRVYAKNDQLPRVLGGLGIAIVSTSKGIMSDKQARKNGLGGEVIAYVW from the coding sequence ATGGTAATGACTGATCCAATTGCAGATATGCTTACTCGTTTGCGTAATGCAAACTCTGTATATCATGAAAAAGTAGAAATACCAGGATCCAAAATTAAAGTAGCTATTGCTAATATCTTAAAAGAAGAAGGTTTCATTAAAGATTTTGACTTTGTTCAAGATAGCAAGCAAGGTTTATTGCGTGTAAACTTAAAATATGGACCTAATCGCGAAAAAGTAATCACAGGAATTAAACGTATTTCAAAACCTGGTTTACGTGTATATGCGAAAAATGATCAACTTCCAAGAGTTTTAGGTGGTTTAGGTATTGCTATTGTTTCCACTTCAAAAGGAATCATGAGTGATAAACAAGCACGTAAAAACGGTCTTGGTGGCGAAGTAATAGCATACGTTTGGTAA
- the rpsQ gene encoding 30S ribosomal protein S17: MTERNERKTRIGKVVSDKMDKTVVVAVERLVQHPLYKKAVKKTVKFKAHDENNESHIGDTVEIMETRPLSKDKRWRVVEILEKAK, encoded by the coding sequence ATGACTGAAAGAAATGAGCGAAAAACCAGAATTGGTAAAGTAGTTAGCGATAAAATGGACAAAACTGTTGTAGTTGCTGTTGAGCGTTTAGTTCAGCATCCATTATATAAAAAAGCTGTTAAGAAAACAGTTAAATTTAAAGCTCATGATGAAAACAATGAAAGCCATATCGGTGACACTGTTGAAATCATGGAAACTCGTCCGCTGTCTAAAGATAAGCGTTGGAGAGTTGTAGAAATTCTTGAAAAAGCGAAATAA
- the rplE gene encoding 50S ribosomal protein L5, protein MERLKEKYTKEVVPALMEKFGYKNIMQVPKLEKIVLNMGVGEAVGNPKVLDSAVSDLTLIAGQKPILTRAKKSLAAFKLREGMPIGAKVTLRGERMYQFLDKFMNVALPRVRDFRGISDKSFDGRGNYAMGVKEQLMFPEIEYDKVDKLRGMDIIIVTTANSDEEAREFLKLMGMPFSA, encoded by the coding sequence GTGGAAAGATTAAAAGAAAAGTACACTAAAGAAGTTGTGCCGGCTTTAATGGAAAAGTTTGGCTATAAAAATATAATGCAAGTTCCTAAATTAGAGAAAATTGTACTTAATATGGGTGTTGGCGAAGCTGTAGGTAATCCTAAAGTTTTAGATTCCGCAGTAAGTGATTTAACGTTAATCGCTGGTCAAAAACCAATATTAACTCGTGCAAAAAAATCTTTAGCAGCTTTTAAATTACGTGAAGGTATGCCAATTGGTGCAAAAGTAACTTTACGTGGTGAGCGCATGTATCAATTTTTAGATAAATTCATGAATGTGGCATTACCTCGTGTTCGTGACTTCCGTGGTATCAGCGATAAATCATTTGATGGTCGCGGTAACTATGCTATGGGTGTTAAAGAACAATTAATGTTCCCAGAGATTGAATATGATAAAGTTGATAAACTTCGTGGTATGGATATTATTATCGTAACTACTGCGAATTCTGACGAAGAAGCTAGAGAATTTTTAAAACTAATGGGAATGCCATTTAGCGCGTAA
- the rplP gene encoding 50S ribosomal protein L16, with protein MLVPKRVKHRKQFRGRMKGKASRGNKVSHGDFGLQALEPAWITNRQIEAARIAMTRYIKRGGKVWIKIFPDKPVTAKPAETRMGSGKGSPEYWVAVVKPGRIMFEMDGVSEELAREAMRLAAHKLPIKTKFVTREQTQADQVEGGEVNEG; from the coding sequence ATGTTAGTACCAAAAAGAGTTAAGCATCGCAAACAGTTCCGCGGTCGCATGAAAGGTAAAGCTAGTAGAGGTAATAAAGTAAGTCATGGTGATTTTGGTTTACAAGCACTTGAACCAGCATGGATTACAAATAGACAAATCGAAGCTGCTCGTATTGCGATGACTCGTTATATTAAACGTGGCGGTAAAGTTTGGATTAAAATATTCCCAGATAAACCTGTAACAGCTAAACCTGCTGAAACACGCATGGGTAGTGGTAAAGGGTCACCTGAGTACTGGGTAGCAGTAGTAAAACCAGGTCGTATTATGTTCGAAATGGACGGCGTTAGTGAAGAATTAGCAAGAGAAGCAATGCGTCTTGCAGCGCACAAACTTCCTATCAAAACTAAATTCGTTACACGTGAACAAACTCAAGCAGACCAAGTAGAGGGCGGTGAAGTAAATGAAGGTTAA
- the rplD gene encoding 50S ribosomal protein L4 yields the protein MPKVAVYDIAGKQAGEIELNESVFGVEVNEALLHQAVVMQLASQRLGTHSTKTRGLVRGGGRKPWKQKGTGRARAGSTRSPIWVGGGVTFGPQPRSYAFKMPRKQRRLALKSALSAKLTEGEIVVVDSVNFEQPKTKNVVQMLNDFSAASSKALIITADIIDSVEKSSRNIPGVKAIGSQGLNVYDILYHDKVFITKDAVTRIEEVLA from the coding sequence ATGCCAAAAGTAGCAGTTTATGATATCGCTGGTAAACAAGCCGGTGAAATCGAATTAAATGAAAGCGTATTTGGTGTTGAGGTTAATGAAGCATTGCTTCACCAAGCTGTTGTAATGCAACTTGCAAGTCAACGTCTTGGAACACACTCAACAAAAACAAGAGGTTTAGTTCGCGGTGGTGGCCGTAAACCTTGGAAACAAAAAGGTACAGGTCGTGCACGTGCGGGTAGCACTCGTTCACCTATTTGGGTAGGTGGTGGTGTTACATTTGGCCCACAACCACGTTCTTATGCGTTTAAAATGCCTAGAAAACAACGTCGTTTAGCTCTTAAGTCAGCATTATCTGCTAAACTTACAGAAGGCGAAATAGTTGTTGTTGATAGTGTTAATTTTGAACAACCTAAAACAAAAAATGTTGTACAAATGTTAAATGACTTTAGTGCTGCAAGCAGTAAAGCTCTTATTATTACAGCGGACATTATCGATAGTGTTGAAAAATCTTCTCGTAATATCCCAGGTGTTAAAGCAATTGGCTCACAAGGCTTAAATGTTTATGACATTTTATATCATGATAAAGTTTTCATTACTAAAGATGCAGTTACCCGCATTGAGGAGGTGCTTGCGTAA
- the rpmC gene encoding 50S ribosomal protein L29 gives MKVKDIRDMSAGELNQKLASLKEELFNLRFQLATGQLENPMRIKEVKKTIARIKTIQREQELQAQ, from the coding sequence ATGAAGGTTAAAGATATACGTGATATGAGTGCAGGTGAACTTAACCAAAAACTTGCTTCCCTAAAAGAAGAGTTATTTAACCTTAGATTTCAACTTGCTACTGGCCAGCTTGAAAATCCAATGCGTATCAAAGAAGTAAAGAAAACCATTGCTCGTATTAAAACAATTCAACGTGAACAAGAATTACAAGCTCAATAA
- the rpsJ gene encoding 30S ribosomal protein S10, whose amino-acid sequence MSKQQKIRIRLKAYDHKALDQSAVKIVDTAKRTGAMVSGPIPLPTEKNIFTILRSPHVNKDSREQFEMRTHKRLIDILEPTSKTVDALMRLDLPAGVDIEIKL is encoded by the coding sequence ATGTCTAAACAACAAAAAATTAGAATTCGTTTAAAAGCATACGATCATAAAGCTCTTGATCAAAGTGCTGTTAAAATTGTTGATACTGCTAAAAGAACTGGTGCAATGGTATCAGGTCCAATCCCACTTCCTACGGAAAAAAATATTTTCACAATATTACGTTCTCCACACGTTAATAAAGACTCACGTGAGCAATTTGAAATGCGTACTCATAAACGTCTAATTGATATACTTGAGCCAACATCCAAAACGGTAGATGCTTTAATGCGTTTGGATTTACCGGCTGGTGTGGATATCGAAATCAAACTGTAG
- the rplV gene encoding 50S ribosomal protein L22, with amino-acid sequence MEAKAVAKYIRIAPRKIRVVMDLIRGKNIGEAFAILKYTPKVGADVIEKVLKSAVANAEHNNDMNVDNLFISAAYVDQGPTLKRIHPRSRGQAFKILKRSSHVTVVVKER; translated from the coding sequence GTGGAAGCTAAAGCAGTAGCAAAATATATTCGCATCGCGCCTCGCAAAATCCGTGTTGTTATGGATTTAATCCGTGGCAAAAATATCGGTGAAGCGTTTGCGATCTTAAAATACACACCAAAAGTTGGTGCTGATGTAATTGAAAAAGTTCTTAAATCAGCAGTAGCTAATGCTGAACATAATAATGATATGAATGTTGACAATCTTTTCATAAGTGCGGCTTATGTAGATCAAGGCCCTACTTTAAAACGTATTCACCCACGTTCACGTGGACAAGCGTTCAAAATTTTGAAACGTTCAAGTCATGTAACTGTTGTAGTAAAAGAAAGATAA
- the tuf gene encoding elongation factor Tu — MAKQKFERTKPHVNIGTIGHVDHGKTTLTAAITRVLSKTGGAEFLGYDMIDKAPEERERGITINTSHVEYETSKRHYAHVDCPGHADYVKNMITGAAQMDGAILVVSAADGPMPQTREHILLSRQVGVPAMVVFLNKADMVDDAELMELVEMEVRELLSSYEFPGDDIPVVSGSALKALEGDAEYEAKIVELMDAVDEYIPTPTRDTDKTFLMPVEDVFTITGRGTVATGRVERGEIKVGDVIEIVGMAEESKQTTITGVEMFRKLLDSAVAGDNIGALLRGVERKDIERGQVLAKPGSIKPHTKFKGEVYVLSKEEGGRHTPFFTNYRPQFYFRTTDVTGVVNLPEGVEMVMPGDNIQMSIELITPIAVEVGLRFAIREGGRTVGAGVVTSIEE; from the coding sequence ATGGCAAAACAAAAGTTTGAAAGAACAAAACCACATGTAAACATTGGTACAATTGGTCACGTTGACCATGGTAAAACTACTTTAACAGCAGCTATCACAAGAGTATTATCAAAAACTGGTGGCGCTGAATTCTTAGGCTACGACATGATCGATAAAGCTCCAGAAGAAAGAGAACGTGGTATTACAATCAATACTTCCCACGTTGAATATGAAACTTCAAAACGTCATTACGCACATGTTGACTGCCCAGGACATGCTGACTATGTTAAAAACATGATCACTGGTGCTGCTCAAATGGATGGCGCGATTTTAGTTGTAAGTGCAGCTGATGGTCCGATGCCACAAACTCGTGAGCACATTCTTCTTTCTCGTCAAGTTGGCGTACCTGCAATGGTAGTTTTCTTAAACAAAGCTGACATGGTTGATGATGCTGAACTTATGGAATTAGTTGAAATGGAAGTTCGTGAACTTCTTTCCAGCTATGAATTCCCTGGCGATGACATTCCTGTAGTTTCCGGTTCTGCGTTAAAAGCTTTAGAAGGCGATGCTGAATATGAAGCGAAAATCGTTGAACTTATGGATGCAGTTGATGAATATATCCCAACTCCAACTCGTGATACTGACAAAACTTTCTTAATGCCAGTTGAGGACGTTTTCACAATCACAGGTCGTGGTACTGTTGCTACTGGCCGTGTTGAACGTGGCGAAATCAAAGTTGGTGATGTGATAGAAATCGTTGGTATGGCTGAAGAGTCCAAACAAACTACTATCACTGGTGTAGAAATGTTCCGTAAATTACTTGATTCTGCAGTAGCAGGTGACAATATCGGTGCATTACTTCGTGGTGTTGAACGTAAAGATATCGAACGTGGTCAAGTTCTTGCGAAACCAGGTTCAATTAAACCTCATACTAAATTCAAAGGTGAAGTTTACGTATTATCCAAAGAAGAAGGTGGACGTCATACTCCATTCTTCACTAACTACCGTCCACAGTTCTACTTCCGTACAACTGACGTTACTGGCGTAGTTAACTTACCTGAAGGTGTTGAAATGGTTATGCCTGGCGACAACATCCAAATGTCAATCGAACTTATCACTCCAATCGCTGTAGAAGTTGGTCTTCGTTTCGCTATCCGCGAAGGTGGCCGTACAGTAGGCGCTGGTGTTGTAACTTCAATTGAAGAGTAA